One genomic segment of Thalassospiraceae bacterium LMO-SO8 includes these proteins:
- a CDS encoding aldehyde ferredoxin oxidoreductase C-terminal domain-containing protein yields the protein MRKYLTIDLATRDIKSEELSGEALARAGRYLIAKTLVDRGLANIDPMGPENPLIFSAGPFAGTNFSNANRISVGCKSPLTGGIKESNGGGTMAFAMGQIGIAGITLENQSDDWVVIRIPLEGDITFEDATPYLGKGVFETADMLFEKYGDKVSLGICSPVGEYGGLISGIVFTDPEGRPTRISARGGVGAVMGSKKVKAIVCDKHKMPDFHERKKLMQSIKTYGGMIKDDPATQNLGARGTALVADVINHLGGLPVRNFSSGQLVDTAKERLKMGGDYIREQNLERGGETTHACMPGCMIKCSNVYADEDGNELVAPLEYETIGLLGTNCGLTHPDQVARLNAVANDLAIDTIETGALLGALMEAGQAEWGDEAFMMEALADMRDGNERGRLLAQGTARVAEHFGIKRAPVIKKQSISAYDPRVIEVTGISMMLTAQGADHTTGNLPTFECAGKSTEELTLESLKIQAKCAAVDSLGLCVFGRSVTNMNPDLIVTAINDAVGTTFEPEFFDRLGKETLVLEETFNKAAGFTGADDELPDFFYQEPLAPTMKMARHHFAEVNRIRDRWLSE from the coding sequence ATGCGAAAGTACCTGACCATCGACCTTGCCACCCGCGACATCAAAAGCGAGGAGTTGTCCGGCGAAGCCCTCGCCCGCGCCGGGCGCTATCTGATCGCCAAGACCCTGGTCGACCGCGGCCTGGCCAACATCGACCCTATGGGACCGGAAAACCCCCTGATCTTTTCCGCCGGCCCGTTCGCCGGGACCAACTTCTCCAACGCCAACCGGATCAGCGTGGGCTGCAAAAGCCCGCTGACCGGCGGGATCAAGGAATCCAACGGCGGCGGCACCATGGCCTTCGCCATGGGCCAGATCGGCATCGCCGGGATCACCCTGGAAAACCAGTCCGACGACTGGGTCGTGATCCGCATTCCCCTGGAAGGCGACATCACCTTCGAGGACGCCACCCCTTATCTGGGCAAAGGCGTGTTCGAAACCGCCGACATGCTGTTCGAAAAATACGGCGACAAGGTCAGCTTGGGCATCTGTAGTCCGGTCGGCGAATACGGCGGTCTGATTTCCGGCATCGTGTTCACGGACCCCGAAGGCCGGCCGACGCGCATTTCCGCGCGCGGCGGCGTGGGTGCCGTCATGGGCTCGAAAAAAGTCAAGGCCATCGTCTGTGACAAGCACAAGATGCCCGACTTCCACGAACGCAAGAAGCTGATGCAGTCGATCAAGACCTACGGCGGCATGATCAAGGACGACCCGGCAACCCAAAACCTGGGCGCCCGCGGCACGGCCCTGGTCGCCGACGTCATCAACCATCTGGGCGGCCTGCCGGTGCGCAACTTCTCGTCCGGACAGTTGGTCGACACGGCCAAGGAACGCCTGAAGATGGGCGGCGACTACATCCGCGAACAGAACCTGGAACGCGGCGGGGAAACCACCCATGCCTGCATGCCCGGCTGCATGATCAAGTGCTCCAACGTCTATGCCGACGAAGACGGCAACGAACTGGTGGCGCCGCTGGAATACGAGACCATCGGCCTGCTCGGCACCAATTGCGGGCTGACGCATCCGGACCAGGTGGCCCGCCTCAACGCGGTCGCCAACGATCTGGCCATCGACACCATCGAGACGGGGGCCCTGCTGGGCGCCTTGATGGAGGCCGGCCAGGCCGAGTGGGGTGACGAAGCGTTCATGATGGAAGCCCTCGCCGACATGCGCGACGGCAACGAGCGCGGCCGCCTGCTGGCCCAGGGCACGGCCCGCGTGGCCGAGCATTTCGGCATCAAGCGCGCGCCGGTGATCAAGAAGCAGTCGATCAGCGCCTACGATCCCCGGGTCATCGAAGTCACGGGCATCTCCATGATGCTGACGGCCCAGGGCGCGGACCATACCACCGGCAACCTGCCGACCTTCGAATGCGCCGGCAAGTCGACCGAGGAACTGACCCTGGAAAGCCTGAAGATCCAGGCCAAATGCGCCGCCGTGGATTCCCTCGGCCTATGCGTGTTCGGGCGCTCCGTCACCAACATGAACCCGGACCTGATCGTCACCGCCATCAACGACGCCGTCGGCACGACGTTCGAACCGGAATTCTTCGACCGGCTGGGCAAGGAAACCCTGGTCCTTGAGGAAACCTTCAACAAGGCCGCCGGCTTCACCGGCGCGGACGACGAACTGCCCGATTTCTTCTATCAGGAGCCCCTGGCCCCGACCATGAAGATGGCCCGCCATCATTTCGCGGAAGTGAACCGCATTCGCGACCGCTGGCTTTCGGAATAA
- a CDS encoding SDR family oxidoreductase encodes MTERKRAALVTGSGKNIGRACVLALARDGFNVVINGSSDRASCDATADAARALGADALVIMADVGDKTACDAMAAEAIGHFGGIDVLINNAAIRPSHSFLDITDETWERVLDVNMNAAFRLARACLPGMVDRGWGRIVNFAGMNAIHGYNGRAHVSVSKHGSWGLTKALGKEFGPKGITTNIISSGPIAGDHSDPAMAEHIASMKARVPVGRLGTPEEIAGMIAYLVSDQGGFMNGQLIQINGGTET; translated from the coding sequence ATGACTGAACGAAAGCGCGCGGCCCTGGTTACGGGGTCGGGGAAGAATATTGGCCGGGCCTGTGTCTTGGCGCTGGCGCGGGACGGTTTTAACGTCGTCATCAACGGATCCAGCGACCGGGCGTCCTGCGACGCCACCGCCGACGCCGCGCGGGCCTTGGGCGCCGACGCCCTGGTGATCATGGCCGACGTCGGCGACAAGACCGCCTGCGACGCCATGGCGGCCGAGGCCATCGGCCATTTCGGCGGCATCGACGTGCTGATCAACAATGCCGCGATCCGGCCCAGCCACAGCTTTCTCGACATCACCGACGAGACCTGGGAACGGGTGCTGGACGTCAACATGAACGCCGCCTTCCGTCTGGCCCGCGCCTGCCTGCCCGGCATGGTCGACCGGGGCTGGGGCCGCATCGTCAACTTCGCCGGCATGAATGCCATCCACGGCTACAACGGCCGCGCCCATGTCAGCGTGTCCAAGCACGGATCCTGGGGGCTGACCAAGGCCCTGGGCAAGGAGTTCGGGCCCAAGGGCATCACCACCAACATCATTTCGTCCGGCCCCATCGCCGGCGACCATTCGGATCCCGCCATGGCCGAGCATATCGCCTCCATGAAGGCGCGGGTGCCGGTGGGCCGCCTGGGCACGCCCGAGGAGATCGCCGGCATGATCGCCTATCTGGTGTCCGACCAGGGCGGGTTCATGAACGGTCAGCTGATCCAGATCAACGGTGGGACGGAAACCTGA
- a CDS encoding tetratricopeptide repeat protein: MDAEQQFQAAAQMYQSGDFPRAEAGLTALALAVPNNPNILHLLSLAQLRQDKADAAADNLKKLTDLVPDSAEAHDLLGCALRQSGRVNAAIRHFRKALNIAPNAANIHYNLGNAYRDDRQIPLAAEHFKRAVDLDPDNLNALFNLGQCHYNLSQLSQAAEVMQRVVDRAPNDLEARVLLARAHYFSKRYAQTRKILESALTLTQDNPEVLGFYADLMAEMGDFQTAVDYYGRLLEKQPGDPDTLRLKAAAMYAMGDAEGAIDHYRKATEAAPDAPVTWADLGRLLEGMNRSDDAWAAITPALDKHPGDPALNLVAARLERRAGAPDKALARLNGLDPAARKTSSAAADIHFEMGALYERLDRPGDAIENFEKGNAFLTGDGKALAMFRTRSDEYLERLKRAYESPAAPSAATLAPTAGSDRAPVFLVGFPRSGTALLNQVLAAHPDIQVLEEKATLSVVRDHLLARGDDFPANLFDIPEAELAPLRALYYQAVDRLVTRGPDTLLVDKLPLNILDAGLIHRLFPDAGFILAQRHPCDVCLDCFTHPFALSEGAAHFTRLDDTVGFYEQVMSLWQTQCETLALNVHEVRHEDLVAGHQQTARKLLEFLGVSWNDGILTPLDAANGVAMPVDRWRTFEIHMAPYQQRLRPFIKGFGYADAGT, encoded by the coding sequence ATGGACGCAGAACAGCAATTCCAGGCCGCCGCCCAGATGTACCAATCGGGTGATTTTCCCCGCGCCGAGGCGGGATTGACGGCGCTGGCGCTGGCCGTGCCGAACAATCCCAATATTCTGCATCTCCTGTCCCTGGCGCAGCTTCGTCAGGACAAGGCGGATGCGGCGGCGGACAATCTGAAAAAACTGACCGATCTGGTTCCCGACTCGGCCGAGGCCCATGACCTGCTCGGCTGCGCGCTGCGCCAGTCGGGCCGGGTCAATGCCGCGATCCGGCATTTCCGCAAGGCCTTGAACATCGCCCCGAACGCCGCGAACATCCATTACAACCTGGGCAACGCCTACCGCGACGACCGCCAGATTCCCCTCGCGGCGGAACATTTCAAGCGGGCCGTCGACCTGGACCCGGATAACCTGAACGCGCTGTTCAATCTGGGGCAATGTCACTACAACCTGTCCCAATTGTCACAAGCGGCTGAGGTTATGCAGCGCGTCGTCGACCGCGCGCCCAACGACCTCGAGGCCCGCGTCCTTCTGGCCCGGGCCCACTACTTCAGCAAACGCTACGCACAAACCCGTAAAATCCTTGAGAGCGCCCTGACGCTGACCCAGGACAACCCAGAGGTGCTGGGATTCTATGCCGACCTCATGGCGGAGATGGGAGATTTTCAGACCGCGGTCGACTACTACGGCCGGCTGCTGGAAAAACAGCCCGGCGATCCTGATACGCTGCGCCTGAAGGCGGCGGCGATGTACGCTATGGGCGATGCCGAGGGTGCCATCGATCATTACCGCAAGGCCACCGAAGCCGCCCCGGATGCCCCGGTCACCTGGGCCGATCTGGGGCGCCTGCTGGAAGGCATGAACCGGTCGGACGACGCCTGGGCGGCGATCACCCCGGCACTGGACAAGCATCCGGGCGATCCCGCGCTAAATCTGGTGGCCGCGCGCCTGGAACGGCGGGCGGGCGCCCCCGACAAGGCTCTGGCCCGGCTCAACGGCCTTGATCCCGCGGCGCGGAAGACCTCGTCGGCGGCAGCCGATATCCATTTCGAAATGGGCGCGCTTTACGAGCGGCTCGACCGCCCGGGCGACGCGATTGAAAATTTCGAGAAGGGCAACGCCTTCCTGACTGGCGACGGAAAGGCCCTGGCCATGTTCCGCACCCGGTCGGACGAATATCTGGAACGCCTCAAACGGGCTTACGAAAGTCCCGCCGCCCCGTCCGCGGCGACGCTTGCCCCCACCGCCGGAAGCGACCGGGCCCCCGTGTTTCTGGTCGGTTTTCCCCGCTCGGGCACGGCGCTGCTGAATCAGGTATTGGCGGCCCACCCCGACATTCAGGTGCTGGAGGAGAAGGCGACCCTGTCCGTGGTGCGCGACCACCTTCTGGCGCGCGGGGACGATTTCCCCGCCAACCTGTTCGACATTCCGGAGGCCGAGCTTGCGCCGTTGCGGGCCCTCTACTACCAGGCCGTGGACCGGTTGGTCACGCGCGGCCCGGACACCCTGTTGGTCGACAAGCTGCCGCTCAATATCCTCGACGCGGGCCTGATCCACCGCCTGTTTCCGGATGCCGGATTCATCCTGGCCCAGCGCCATCCCTGCGATGTTTGTCTCGACTGCTTCACCCATCCCTTTGCCTTAAGCGAAGGCGCCGCCCATTTCACACGCTTGGACGACACCGTCGGCTTCTACGAACAGGTCATGTCCCTGTGGCAGACGCAGTGCGAGACCCTGGCCCTGAATGTCCATGAAGTCCGTCATGAAGACCTGGTTGCCGGGCATCAACAGACCGCGCGGAAACTTTTGGAATTCCTGGGTGTTTCCTGGAATGACGGAATCCTGACGCCGCTTGACGCCGCGAACGGGGTTGCGATGCCCGTCGACCGTTGGCGCACCTTCGAAATCCACATGGCGCCCTACCAGCAGCGCCTGCGTCCGTTCATCAAGGGATTCGGCTACGCCGACGCCGGGACCTGA
- a CDS encoding tetratricopeptide repeat protein, giving the protein MRLIRGASLFVMAWAAVAAQPAHAQTPDCADGALPAAMRVFACTQAITQDETDPEKLADLYINRADALIDEGFLDKALSDLNSAVRLTPRRKRVHFLRARINHAAGRDAVALADADAGLRLDPRNADALALRARILIALGRHGDAAESASRALDAVPRHVGALIQRGAAHLAQGHHQLARADLNAAVTLAPENGEALQVRGALLRRMGLYRLAIADLDLSIRQLRRPLESYRERGLVHMATEEFELAVADFGEALEMAPTDAELLRLRGQAHLADGNLAAARADLSASLEADPMTPATWTARAEAFLKMEQLQLALDDVDQAIALAPKDSRHHMLRARIHLRQDETGLALEDLDAAIAADPGNADARFMRAEQLFQLETFAGVIADMNAVLRREPTHTAALVMRGQAYYRRGDPHHAVQSMTAALALAPDNGVARLIRGSAYRDLGDADRALTDLDRLLLEDPANLAALDLRAALHAAAARPASAHRDLTRILEDRPDALDLRRRRAAAAQALGDYAGAIADLNQVLAAHPGDPEALLARGEAQLAAGHADAAVDDATAAISEGTRGGDTDVAALILRGRAYRRLNQTEAAVADLDLAQRMQPYQARALREKARALLFGGRWGEASAAYERLVPLGPGEAEPHGVLAFLRLRTNDLAGAEADIARGLAAAANDPWLRTLQAEVMLRQGKPEQAAIAASTLIAEAKPTSLLLRIRGFSRLALNRIDDALADFTKATEINPGDAAAWAGRAEAEKTLRLYSDAAQHFTRALDIDGSFAAAHLGRANVHAARTDAEAAGRDRAAALRIDPDLASDVDKPGGWRLGNRLTLADLPFSS; this is encoded by the coding sequence ATGCGGCTGATCCGGGGGGCTTCCCTGTTCGTGATGGCCTGGGCCGCGGTGGCGGCCCAGCCCGCGCACGCGCAAACACCCGACTGCGCCGACGGCGCGCTGCCCGCCGCCATGCGCGTGTTCGCCTGCACGCAAGCCATCACCCAGGATGAGACCGATCCCGAGAAACTCGCCGACCTGTACATCAACCGGGCCGACGCGCTGATCGACGAGGGTTTCCTCGACAAGGCGCTGAGCGACCTGAACAGCGCCGTGCGCCTGACCCCCCGCCGCAAACGCGTGCACTTCCTGCGCGCCCGCATCAACCATGCCGCCGGGCGCGACGCGGTGGCGCTTGCCGACGCCGACGCCGGCCTGAGGCTCGATCCCCGTAATGCCGACGCTTTAGCGCTCCGCGCGCGCATCCTGATCGCCCTCGGCCGCCATGGCGACGCGGCGGAAAGTGCGTCCCGGGCGCTTGATGCCGTCCCCCGCCATGTCGGGGCCTTGATCCAGCGTGGCGCCGCCCATCTGGCCCAGGGCCACCACCAGCTTGCCCGGGCCGATCTTAACGCCGCCGTCACCCTGGCCCCGGAAAACGGCGAGGCCTTGCAGGTGCGCGGCGCGTTGTTGCGCCGCATGGGTCTGTATCGTCTGGCCATCGCCGATCTGGACCTGTCGATCCGCCAATTGCGCCGCCCCCTGGAAAGCTACCGCGAACGCGGCCTCGTCCATATGGCGACCGAGGAATTTGAGCTGGCCGTCGCCGATTTCGGCGAGGCCCTGGAAATGGCGCCCACGGATGCGGAACTCCTGCGTCTGCGCGGACAGGCGCATCTCGCCGACGGCAATCTTGCGGCCGCGCGCGCCGATCTTTCGGCGTCGCTCGAAGCCGATCCCATGACACCGGCGACCTGGACCGCCCGCGCGGAAGCCTTCCTCAAGATGGAACAACTGCAACTGGCCCTCGACGACGTCGATCAGGCGATCGCTCTCGCCCCGAAGGACAGCCGCCACCACATGCTGCGCGCCCGCATCCACCTGCGCCAGGACGAGACCGGATTGGCGCTGGAAGACCTCGACGCCGCCATCGCCGCCGATCCCGGCAATGCGGACGCCCGGTTCATGCGCGCGGAGCAATTGTTCCAGCTTGAAACCTTCGCCGGTGTGATCGCCGACATGAACGCGGTCCTGCGCCGGGAACCGACCCACACGGCGGCCCTGGTCATGCGCGGCCAGGCCTATTACCGGCGGGGCGATCCGCACCATGCGGTGCAGAGCATGACCGCCGCCCTGGCCCTGGCGCCGGACAACGGCGTCGCGCGCCTGATCCGGGGGTCCGCCTACCGCGATCTCGGCGATGCGGACCGCGCCCTGACCGACCTCGATCGTCTGTTATTGGAAGACCCGGCCAATCTGGCGGCGCTCGACCTGCGCGCCGCCCTGCACGCCGCGGCCGCCCGCCCGGCCAGCGCCCACCGCGACCTGACCCGCATTCTCGAGGACCGCCCCGACGCCCTGGACCTGCGCCGCCGCCGGGCCGCCGCCGCCCAGGCCTTGGGCGATTATGCCGGCGCCATCGCCGATCTGAACCAGGTTCTGGCCGCCCACCCCGGTGACCCCGAAGCCCTTTTGGCCCGTGGCGAGGCGCAACTGGCGGCCGGGCATGCGGACGCCGCCGTCGACGACGCCACAGCCGCCATATCCGAAGGCACGCGCGGCGGCGACACGGACGTCGCTGCCCTGATCCTGCGCGGCCGCGCCTACCGGCGCCTCAACCAGACGGAGGCCGCCGTCGCCGACCTGGACCTGGCCCAGCGCATGCAACCCTATCAGGCCCGCGCGCTGCGGGAAAAAGCCCGCGCGTTGTTGTTCGGCGGGCGCTGGGGCGAGGCCTCGGCCGCCTATGAACGGCTGGTTCCCCTGGGCCCCGGCGAGGCCGAACCGCATGGTGTTCTGGCGTTTCTGCGGCTCCGCACGAACGACCTTGCAGGGGCCGAGGCGGACATTGCGCGCGGGCTGGCCGCCGCAGCCAACGATCCCTGGCTGCGGACCCTACAGGCGGAAGTCATGCTTCGTCAGGGCAAGCCCGAACAAGCGGCGATTGCCGCCTCCACCCTGATCGCCGAAGCAAAACCGACCTCCCTGTTGCTGCGCATTCGGGGATTCTCCCGGCTGGCGCTGAACCGCATCGACGATGCGCTGGCCGATTTCACAAAGGCGACGGAGATCAATCCGGGCGACGCCGCGGCCTGGGCCGGGCGGGCGGAAGCGGAGAAAACCCTGCGCCTCTATAGCGATGCGGCCCAGCATTTCACCCGTGCCCTTGATATCGATGGCAGCTTCGCCGCGGCCCACCTGGGCCGCGCCAACGTGCATGCGGCGCGCACCGACGCCGAGGCCGCCGGACGCGACCGTGCGGCGGCATTACGCATTGACCCGGACCTTGCGTCGGACGTAGACAAGCCCGGCGGCTGGCGGCTGGGCAATCGGCTGACCCTGGCCGACCTGCCCTTCTCGTCGTAA
- a CDS encoding pirin family protein: MSWQPADDPQCKDAPDDGVIALVITPKEHDIGGLIVRRSLPSSLRRSVGPFVFLDQMGPAVFKPGQGIDVRPHPHIGLATITYLYDGVIGHKDSLGFDQAIRPGEINWMTAGRGIVHSERTPGDVRAAGGPLFGLQAWVALPIAFEETEPSFVHYPADALPRWRDGGADVALIAGTMSGRTSPVEFFSPIFYADLRLAAGAVFTLPPDHAERAAHVAEGRVTIDGQTFQAGQTVVFREGPDVVITGQTAAKVMVLGGAPLDTAPDARLNQPRFMFWNFVSHSSARIEQAKDDWKNGRFAKVPGETEFIPLPE; this comes from the coding sequence ATGAGCTGGCAGCCCGCCGACGACCCGCAGTGCAAGGACGCGCCCGACGACGGCGTGATCGCCCTGGTCATCACGCCCAAGGAACATGACATCGGCGGCCTGATCGTGCGTCGGTCCCTGCCGTCTTCCCTGCGTCGCAGCGTCGGACCCTTCGTGTTCCTGGACCAGATGGGTCCGGCGGTGTTCAAGCCGGGACAGGGCATCGACGTGCGCCCGCATCCGCACATCGGCCTCGCCACCATCACCTATCTGTACGATGGCGTGATCGGCCACAAGGACAGCCTGGGTTTCGACCAAGCGATCCGCCCCGGCGAGATCAACTGGATGACCGCCGGCCGCGGCATCGTCCATTCCGAACGCACCCCAGGCGACGTTCGTGCCGCGGGCGGCCCGCTGTTCGGCCTACAGGCCTGGGTGGCGCTGCCCATCGCGTTCGAAGAGACGGAGCCTTCCTTCGTTCACTATCCGGCCGACGCCCTGCCCCGCTGGCGGGACGGCGGGGCGGATGTCGCGCTGATCGCCGGCACCATGTCCGGGCGGACCTCGCCCGTGGAATTCTTCTCGCCGATCTTCTATGCCGATCTACGCCTGGCCGCCGGGGCCGTGTTCACCCTGCCGCCCGACCATGCGGAGCGCGCGGCGCATGTCGCCGAGGGCCGGGTGACGATTGACGGTCAGACCTTCCAAGCCGGGCAGACGGTGGTTTTCCGCGAAGGCCCGGATGTGGTCATCACCGGCCAAACGGCGGCCAAGGTCATGGTCCTGGGCGGCGCACCGCTGGACACCGCACCCGATGCGCGGCTGAACCAGCCCCGTTTCATGTTCTGGAATTTCGTGTCCCATTCATCCGCCCGCATCGAGCAGGCCAAGGACGATTGGAAGAACGGCCGGTTCGCGAAAGTACCCGGCGAGACCGAGTTCATTCCCCTGCCCGAATAG
- a CDS encoding DMT family transporter — protein MPPVLRAALWMLGTLTSLALMAIAGRELSAELSTLQILFFRSAIGLMIILAVIWRVGRHHLATHQPGLQILRNVAHYIGQFGWFYGISVLPLAQVFALEFTMPVWATLLAPLLLKERITPRRALVVAIGFAGILIVVRPGLVTISPAALAVLMAAVGYAFAYTLTKKLTRTDTALAIVFYMCLVQLPLGLIPSLFDWVNPSAAMWPWILAVSITGLSAHYCLARAFAEADAIVVVPMEFLRLPLIAVAGLLFYREPLDPWVLGGAAVIFAGNFLNILGERKRT, from the coding sequence ATGCCGCCGGTCCTGAGGGCAGCACTTTGGATGCTGGGGACGCTCACGTCCCTGGCGCTCATGGCCATCGCCGGACGCGAATTGTCGGCGGAATTGTCGACTCTACAGATTCTGTTTTTCCGCAGCGCCATCGGCCTGATGATCATTCTGGCCGTGATCTGGCGGGTGGGACGGCATCATCTGGCGACCCATCAGCCGGGCCTGCAAATCCTGCGCAACGTCGCCCATTACATCGGGCAATTCGGCTGGTTCTACGGCATTTCCGTGCTGCCGCTGGCCCAGGTCTTCGCGCTGGAATTCACCATGCCGGTGTGGGCGACGCTGCTGGCCCCGCTGCTGCTGAAGGAACGGATCACACCCAGGCGGGCCCTGGTTGTGGCCATTGGCTTCGCCGGCATCCTGATCGTCGTGCGGCCCGGTTTGGTGACGATCAGCCCGGCAGCCCTGGCCGTGCTGATGGCGGCCGTCGGATATGCCTTCGCCTATACCCTAACCAAGAAGCTGACGCGCACGGATACGGCGCTCGCCATCGTATTCTACATGTGTCTGGTGCAGTTGCCGCTTGGTCTGATCCCGTCGTTGTTCGATTGGGTCAACCCGTCGGCCGCCATGTGGCCCTGGATCTTGGCGGTCAGCATCACCGGGCTCAGCGCCCATTACTGCCTTGCCCGCGCCTTTGCCGAGGCAGACGCCATCGTCGTCGTGCCCATGGAATTCCTGCGCCTGCCGCTGATCGCGGTTGCCGGGCTGCTGTTCTATAGAGAGCCCCTGGACCCCTGGGTCCTCGGCGGGGCCGCCGTGATCTTCGCGGGAAATTTCCTGAACATTCTGGGCGAACGCAAACGCACCTAA